The genomic interval AAAGGAGGATGCCCTGAACGATACGGCCCTGTGGAAACGGTTTTACGGCGAAATACCCTCCGAATTCAAAATAACGAAAAGGCACGCGCGCTATCACATGATCCGCAAGATCATAAACGCCCAGGTGAGCGACGCTGTGTTCCATACCGAATCGGAAATTGAAAGGCATTCCATCACAAGCCCGGACGGCGCGAGAAATTGCAAAGAGCATTCATGCGGGTTTTCGGACGAGATGAGCAAGGACCATATGGAGCTTAAAAAGTTCCTGCGGGACAACATGTACAAAAGCTACCGGGTTATCCGGATGGAGGAGAAGGCGCACGAGATCGTCACAAGGCTTTTCGAGAAATACGCCCACAGGCCGGAGATATTGCCGCCGCGCGTCCAGCGCCAGTTGGAATTCGAGGACCGCAGCCGGCTTATCTGCGACTATATCGCCGGAATGACGGACAAATACGCGCTGGAGGAATACCAGAAGCTTTTCGACCCCATGTCGAAGGTGTGAGCCTTTTTCAGTCTCCCAGAAGCTTCGTCCAGACGAACCAGCCGACGATCATGAAAAAGGCCAGGATGGCCATGATGAACGGGCCGGTGTTCGTGATCGAATCGTTCCTCAATACGGCCGCTGTGAGCCCAAGATACAGGATCGCCGGAACATACATCATAAGCATCTGCCCCAGGCCTGTGGTCTTTGGATAGCTTATCAGCCCGACGATGACAAGGACGGGGACAAGCACGAAAGGATTGAGTATCAAATCGCCGATGCTCATGGTGGTGATCCATGTCATAAGCCTGTCAAACGTAACGTGGTCTATGAAATACTGGATGTCTTCAGACATTTGATCGCCGCCGAGTTAATTATTGCCGTTGAAGTAAACGATAGATTGAATGCCATTGGTTGTCAATAGCCTATGACGCTCAAAAAATCAGCCGGCTTGACGATTCTGACCGGCTCAATCTCCTTGAAGTATCGCATATCGCAATATCGCCGCTGACAATGTAACTGACGCCCACCCCCTCGGCCCTTCGGGCCACTCCCCCTCGGGCAGGGGAAGAAAAGCAAAAAAAACTTCGGCGCACCGCCACTTATCAAGGGTGAGAAAAAGAATCGCCCCCATGACGCCGATGATATATTAGCGGCTGGAGGTTTTTTATGCAGATAGTCCGTGGAGTCCGCAACCTTGCGGAAAAGCCGGTGCGGCCCGTGGTGACCCTTGGCAATTTCGACGGGGTGCATATCGGCCACCAGGTGATCTTCTCCAAGGTCATCGCAAAGGCCGGGGAAACCGGCGGAACATCGGTAGTCTATACCTTCGATCCGCACCCGCTCAAAATACTCGCTCCGGAGCAAAGCCCCAACCTGCTCACCACCTTCAAGAAAAAAATGGAGCTTATCGCGGCATGCGGAATAGACATGACCATTTGCGCCGATTTCAACCGCAGTTTCGCCCTGATGCACCCGCGAGACTTCGCCCTCAAGCTCAAAAACGGACTTGCGATGGAATCAGTTTACGTCGGGCATGACTATTCGTTCGGCCAGGCAAAGGCCGGCACCATAGACTATCTTAAAAAGATGGGGGAGGAGATGGGCTTTGCCGTGGAGGTGGTGGACGCGGTGAATGTGGACGGCCAGCGTGTGTCGTCCAGCGCGATACGCAACCTTGTGGGGGAAGGGGACGTGGGCGGGGCGGCGAAGCGGCTTGGCAGGCTTTACTCCATCGCCGGAAAAGTTGTCTCCGGCCACAGGCGCGGCAAGGCCATAGGGTTCCCGACCGCCAATATTGAAACGCCGTACGAGGTGATCCCGGCGGTGGGGGTGTACGCGGTATTCGCCCGGCTGGGGCGGGGGGAATGGTTTGAGGGGGTTGTCAACGTTGGATACAACCCCACATTCAACCGGGACGACTTGATCGTGGAGGCCCACCTTATTGACCACGATGAGGACCTTTATGGAGGCGAGATGGAGATATATTTCGCCGGCAGGCTGCGGGACGAGAAAAAGTTTTCCGGCGTGGAAGAGTTAAAGGCCCAGATAGCCTCGGACATCGGCGCGGCCCGGTCCATATTGCTGGATGTCAGGAACAGCGGGGCCGTCATAGATCCTGTGGCGGAAACGGGGCTCAAATAATTATCTTTTGACAGTTATTATACCACTTTGAACGCCGGGCGTGGGGGCCACCGCGTTATCCCATTATATTTTTACGCCATGCCTCTTGATCGGTAATAAAATGAAGGTAGCCTGACAATCTCCCGAGGGTATAATGCCGTACTCCAGCATTCAACGCAAGGTGGCCGTTTACACATGGTGGATTGTGTCCTTGTGGACGGTCATCATCGTGGGGCTCACATGGTGGGACATAGCCACAATCCGTGAATTCACCAGGGCCAAAGCTATTGGCGAGGCCAGGGCCAACTTCCAGAAAGACCTGATATTCAGGGACTGGGCCACTTCACACGGCGGTGTTTATGTGCCGATTGACGAAAGCACTCCTTCCAACCAATACCTGGAAATAGTGGACCGTGACATCACCACGCCATCCGGCGTCCGGCTCACCCTCATGAACCCGGCCTATATGATGCGCCAGATAAACGATATTTATAACAAGGCCGGCATGGGATATATCCATCTGACCAGCCTGAAGCTTTTGAACCCCAACAACAAGCCGGATCCGTGGGAGGAAGCCGCGCTCAAATCATTTGAACTGGGGAAGACCGAAGCGATGGGGGAAATGGACATCGGCGGCGCTCCCCACATGCGGATAATGCGCCCCATCAAAGTGGTGCAGGGCTGTCTTAAATGCCACGCCAGTTTCGGTTACAAAGTGGGGGACATCCGTGGCGGC from Nitrospinota bacterium carries:
- a CDS encoding bifunctional riboflavin kinase/FAD synthetase, yielding MQIVRGVRNLAEKPVRPVVTLGNFDGVHIGHQVIFSKVIAKAGETGGTSVVYTFDPHPLKILAPEQSPNLLTTFKKKMELIAACGIDMTICADFNRSFALMHPRDFALKLKNGLAMESVYVGHDYSFGQAKAGTIDYLKKMGEEMGFAVEVVDAVNVDGQRVSSSAIRNLVGEGDVGGAAKRLGRLYSIAGKVVSGHRRGKAIGFPTANIETPYEVIPAVGVYAVFARLGRGEWFEGVVNVGYNPTFNRDDLIVEAHLIDHDEDLYGGEMEIYFAGRLRDEKKFSGVEELKAQIASDIGAARSILLDVRNSGAVIDPVAETGLK
- a CDS encoding DUF3365 domain-containing protein, with the translated sequence MPYSSIQRKVAVYTWWIVSLWTVIIVGLTWWDIATIREFTRAKAIGEARANFQKDLIFRDWATSHGGVYVPIDESTPSNQYLEIVDRDITTPSGVRLTLMNPAYMMRQINDIYNKAGMGYIHLTSLKLLNPNNKPDPWEEAALKSFELGKTEAMGEMDIGGAPHMRIMRPIKVVQGCLKCHASFGYKVGDIRGGISVAVAMDGHYRRQRHDIIQRSTSMGIVWIFGFVLVLGGSAGLRMEMSRREQAEMDLLRHKESLEDQVKERTADLNKLNDELKKEIVERQKESVLNLVETKV